In one Cronobacter dublinensis subsp. dublinensis LMG 23823 genomic region, the following are encoded:
- a CDS encoding sensor histidine kinase — translation MHEIFDMLLAVFDRAALMLICLFFLIRIRLFRELLHKSAHTPRELLAVTAIFSLFALFSTWSGVPVEGSLVNVRIIAVMSGGILFGPWVGLITGAIAGLHRYLIDIGGITAIPCFITSIVAGGLSGLISRRVPKAQHWRAGIIGGMLCETLTMILVVVWAPTTALGLDIVSKIGVPMILGTVSIGLIVLLVRSVEGEKEASAARQAKLALDIANKTLPLFRHVNSESLRQVCDIIRRDINADAVAITNTETVQAYVGVGEHNYQDNSDALSPTTQQAIHYGKIIIKNNDEAHRTPEIHSMLVIPLWEKGVVTGTLKIYYCHAHQITSSLQEMAIGLSQIISTQLEVSRAEQLREMANKAELRALQSKINPHFLFNALNAISSSIRLNPDTARQLIFNLSRYLRYNIELKDDEQIDIKKELYQIKDYIAIEQARFGDKLTVIYDIDEEVNCRVASLLIQPLVENAIVHGIQPCRGKGVVTISIARSGSRVRIAVRDTGHGIDPHIVEQLDTNEMPVNKIGLINVHHRVKLLYGEGLHIRRLEPGTEIAFYIPDQPARPDAAILL, via the coding sequence GTGCACGAGATTTTCGACATGCTGCTGGCGGTCTTTGACCGCGCGGCGCTAATGCTGATTTGCCTCTTTTTTCTGATTCGCATCCGCCTGTTCCGGGAGCTGCTGCACAAGAGCGCCCACACGCCCAGAGAGCTGCTGGCGGTGACCGCGATCTTCTCGCTGTTCGCGCTGTTCAGCACCTGGTCCGGCGTGCCGGTGGAGGGTTCGCTGGTCAATGTGCGTATTATCGCCGTGATGTCCGGCGGTATTCTTTTCGGCCCGTGGGTCGGTCTCATTACGGGCGCTATCGCCGGGCTGCACCGTTACCTGATTGATATCGGCGGCATCACCGCGATCCCCTGTTTTATCACCAGTATTGTCGCCGGCGGGCTGTCGGGCCTCATCAGCCGTCGGGTGCCGAAAGCGCAGCACTGGCGCGCCGGGATCATCGGCGGGATGCTGTGCGAAACGCTGACCATGATTTTAGTGGTGGTCTGGGCGCCGACTACCGCGCTGGGGCTCGATATCGTGTCGAAAATCGGCGTGCCGATGATCTTAGGCACCGTCTCTATTGGATTAATTGTGCTGCTGGTGCGCAGCGTCGAGGGCGAAAAAGAGGCCAGCGCCGCGCGCCAGGCCAAACTGGCGCTGGATATCGCCAACAAGACGCTGCCGCTGTTTCGCCATGTGAACAGTGAATCGCTGCGCCAGGTGTGCGACATCATCCGCCGCGATATCAACGCCGACGCGGTCGCGATCACCAATACCGAGACGGTGCAGGCATATGTCGGCGTGGGCGAGCATAATTATCAGGACAATAGCGACGCCCTGAGCCCCACCACGCAGCAGGCGATCCACTACGGCAAAATCATTATCAAAAACAATGACGAGGCGCACCGCACGCCGGAGATTCACTCAATGCTGGTGATCCCGCTGTGGGAGAAAGGCGTGGTGACCGGCACGCTTAAAATCTACTACTGCCACGCGCACCAGATAACGTCATCGCTACAGGAGATGGCCATCGGGCTTTCGCAGATTATCTCCACCCAGCTTGAGGTGTCGCGCGCCGAGCAGCTGCGCGAGATGGCGAACAAAGCGGAGCTTCGCGCCTTGCAGAGCAAAATCAACCCGCACTTCCTGTTTAACGCGCTGAACGCGATTTCGTCTTCCATCCGCCTTAACCCGGACACCGCACGCCAGCTGATTTTCAATCTCTCGCGCTACCTGCGCTACAACATTGAGCTGAAAGACGACGAGCAGATCGACATCAAAAAAGAGCTCTACCAGATTAAAGATTACATTGCGATTGAGCAGGCGCGCTTCGGCGACAAGCTGACCGTGATTTATGATATTGACGAAGAGGTGAACTGCCGCGTCGCCAGTCTGCTGATCCAGCCGCTGGTGGAGAACGCTATCGTACATGGTATCCAGCCGTGTCGCGGCAAAGGCGTGGTGACGATAAGCATTGCGCGGAGCGGCAGTCGGGTGCGGATCGCGGTGCGTGATACCGGCCACGGCATCGACCCGCACATTGTCGAACAACTCGATACCAACGAGATGCCGGTGAATAAAATCGGGCTTATCAACGTTCATCACCGCGTGAAGCTGCTGTATGGCGAAGGGCTGCATATCCGCCGCCTGGAGCCCGGCACGGAGATTGCGTTTTACATACCGGATCAGCCTGCGCGCCCTGACGCCGCCATACTGTTGTAG
- a CDS encoding LytR/AlgR family response regulator transcription factor gives MKVIIVEDEVLAQQELNWLIKTHSQMEVVATFEDGLDVLKYVQQHDVDAIFLDINIPSLDGVLLAQNISKFARKPFIVFITAWKEHAVEAFELEAFDYILKPYQESRIIGMLQKLEAAFAQQNAPHAAAPAGRENATINLIKDERIIVTDINDIYYAEAHEKMTFVYTRKEAYVMPMNITEFCSRLPEAHFFRCHRSYCVNLNKIREIEPWFNNTYILRLRDLDFQVPVSRSRVKEFRQLMRL, from the coding sequence ATGAAAGTGATTATCGTCGAGGATGAAGTCCTCGCGCAGCAGGAGCTGAACTGGCTGATTAAAACGCACAGTCAGATGGAGGTGGTCGCCACCTTTGAAGACGGGCTGGACGTGCTGAAATATGTGCAGCAGCACGATGTAGACGCCATTTTCCTGGATATCAATATTCCCTCACTGGACGGCGTGCTGCTGGCGCAGAACATCAGTAAATTCGCCCGTAAGCCGTTTATCGTGTTTATCACCGCGTGGAAAGAGCATGCGGTGGAGGCGTTCGAACTGGAAGCGTTCGACTACATTCTGAAACCGTATCAGGAGTCGCGCATTATCGGCATGCTGCAAAAGCTGGAGGCCGCCTTCGCGCAGCAGAACGCGCCGCACGCCGCCGCGCCAGCGGGCCGTGAAAACGCGACGATTAACCTCATCAAGGATGAGCGGATTATCGTGACCGATATTAACGATATCTATTACGCCGAAGCGCACGAGAAAATGACGTTCGTCTATACGCGCAAAGAGGCTTATGTGATGCCGATGAATATCACCGAGTTTTGCAGCCGCCTGCCGGAGGCGCATTTCTTCCGCTGCCACCGCTCCTATTGCGTCAACCTGAATAAAATCCGCGAAATCGAGCCGTGGTTTAATAACACCTATATTTTGCGCCTGCGCGATCTCGATTTTCAGGTGCCGGTGAGCCGCAGCCGGGTGAAGGAATTCCGCCAACTGATGCGGTTGTAG
- the glk gene encoding glucokinase produces the protein MTKYALVGDVGGTNARLALCDVDSGEILKAKTYSGLDYPSLEAVVRVYLDEHNATVTDGCIAIACPITGDWVAMTNHVWAFSIAEMKKNLGFDHLEIINDFTAVSMAIPMLKTEHLIQFGGGEAQPNKPIAVYGAGTGLGVAHLVHVDKRWVSLPGEGGHVDFAPNSEEEAIILEQLRAEVGHVSAERVLSGPGLVNLYRAIVKADGRLPDNLRPKDITERALDDSCTDCRRALSLFCVIMGRFGGNLALTLGTFGGVYIAGGIVPRFLDFFTASGFRGGFEDKGRFKAYVQDIPVYLIVHDQPGLLGAGAHLRQTLGQIL, from the coding sequence ATGACCAAATATGCTTTGGTGGGAGACGTGGGCGGCACCAACGCACGCTTAGCGCTGTGCGACGTCGACAGCGGCGAGATACTCAAGGCCAAAACCTATTCCGGCCTTGATTATCCGAGCCTGGAAGCGGTGGTGCGGGTGTATCTGGATGAACATAATGCCACGGTCACGGATGGCTGTATCGCCATTGCCTGTCCGATTACCGGCGATTGGGTGGCGATGACCAACCACGTCTGGGCATTTTCTATCGCCGAAATGAAAAAGAACCTCGGCTTCGATCATCTGGAAATTATTAACGATTTCACCGCCGTTTCGATGGCGATCCCGATGCTCAAAACCGAACACCTGATCCAGTTCGGCGGCGGCGAGGCGCAGCCCAATAAACCGATCGCCGTTTACGGCGCGGGCACCGGTCTTGGCGTCGCGCACCTCGTTCACGTCGATAAACGCTGGGTAAGCCTGCCGGGCGAGGGCGGTCACGTCGATTTCGCGCCAAACAGCGAAGAAGAAGCGATTATCCTTGAGCAGCTGCGCGCTGAGGTCGGGCATGTTTCCGCCGAGCGCGTGCTTTCCGGTCCAGGGCTTGTGAATCTCTATCGCGCGATTGTCAAAGCCGATGGGCGTCTGCCGGACAACCTGCGCCCGAAAGACATCACCGAACGTGCGCTCGATGACAGCTGCACTGACTGCCGTCGCGCGCTGTCGCTCTTTTGCGTCATCATGGGGCGCTTTGGCGGCAACCTGGCGCTGACCCTCGGCACCTTTGGCGGCGTTTATATCGCAGGCGGCATCGTGCCGCGCTTTCTGGATTTCTTCACCGCCAGCGGTTTTCGCGGCGGGTTTGAAGACAAAGGCCGCTTTAAGGCTTACGTTCAGGATATTCCGGTCTATCTCATCGTTCACGACCAGCCGGGCCTGCTGGGCGCCGGCGCGCATTTGCGCCAGACGCTCGGTCAGATCCTCTGA
- a CDS encoding alpha-keto acid decarboxylase family protein, whose product MPDHYCIADYLLDRLAGCGVKHLFGVPGDYNLLFLDNVIAHPRITWVGCANELNAAYAADGYARCTGIGALLTTYGVGELSALNAIAGSYAEAVPVLHVVGAPCQSAQRKGEVLHHTLGDGDFHHFMRIAREVTAAQGWLTPANACSEIDRVMAEMLRTRRPGYLVLPTDVASAPATPPVNAITVPRPQADDAQLAAFREAAQARFARSERVALLADFLAQRFGVQKALHQWLDDTPMPHSSLLMGKGVLDETRAGFTGTYSGAASSPEVCRAIEEADLVICVGVQFSDTITAGFTQRLTRDQTLDVQPWATRVGDRWFSGIAMDQAVAILHDIAKRHSARLALPEITPPAATPPVSGALNQNNFWTLMAAFVQPGDILAVDQGTAAFGAAALRLPAGCDFLVQPLWGSIGYALPAAFGAQTACPNRRVVLITGDGAAQLSIQELGSMLRDGQAPVVIVLNNDGYTVERAIHGATQRYNDIAPWQWTQLPHALHADSQAQSWRVSDTAQLREVLERLARPERLSLIEVMLPRDDVPPLLDAVSRALEARNGAKEE is encoded by the coding sequence ATGCCAGACCACTACTGTATTGCCGACTATCTGTTGGATCGCCTGGCGGGATGTGGCGTTAAACACCTGTTTGGCGTGCCCGGAGATTACAATCTGCTGTTTCTTGATAACGTCATCGCCCACCCGCGCATCACCTGGGTCGGCTGCGCTAACGAGCTCAACGCCGCCTACGCCGCCGACGGCTACGCGCGCTGTACCGGTATTGGCGCGCTTCTCACCACTTACGGCGTGGGAGAGCTCAGCGCGCTCAACGCCATCGCGGGCAGCTACGCCGAAGCGGTGCCGGTGCTGCATGTGGTCGGCGCGCCCTGCCAGTCGGCGCAGCGCAAGGGCGAAGTGCTGCACCACACGCTCGGCGACGGCGATTTTCACCACTTTATGCGTATCGCCAGAGAGGTCACTGCCGCCCAGGGCTGGCTCACGCCCGCCAATGCCTGTAGCGAAATCGACCGTGTGATGGCGGAAATGCTGCGCACCCGCCGTCCTGGTTATCTGGTACTGCCAACCGATGTGGCAAGCGCGCCTGCCACCCCGCCTGTAAACGCTATCACCGTGCCGCGCCCGCAGGCGGATGACGCGCAGCTGGCCGCCTTTCGCGAAGCCGCACAGGCGCGTTTCGCGAGAAGCGAGCGTGTGGCGCTGCTGGCGGATTTTCTGGCACAGCGCTTCGGTGTGCAGAAGGCGCTGCACCAGTGGCTGGACGACACGCCGATGCCGCACAGTTCGCTCCTGATGGGCAAGGGCGTGCTGGATGAAACCAGGGCAGGCTTTACCGGCACCTACAGCGGAGCGGCGAGCTCGCCTGAAGTCTGCCGGGCGATAGAAGAGGCGGATCTCGTTATCTGCGTCGGCGTGCAGTTCTCCGACACCATTACCGCCGGTTTTACCCAGCGTCTGACTCGCGACCAGACCCTCGACGTGCAGCCCTGGGCGACACGCGTCGGCGACCGCTGGTTCAGCGGCATCGCAATGGATCAGGCGGTCGCCATCCTGCACGACATCGCGAAACGCCACAGCGCGCGCCTGGCATTGCCCGAGATAACGCCGCCTGCCGCCACGCCGCCTGTCTCCGGCGCGCTCAACCAGAATAACTTCTGGACGCTGATGGCGGCGTTTGTGCAGCCTGGCGATATTCTCGCCGTCGATCAGGGGACGGCCGCGTTCGGCGCCGCCGCGCTGCGACTGCCCGCCGGGTGCGATTTCCTGGTGCAGCCGCTCTGGGGCTCGATAGGCTACGCCTTGCCGGCGGCGTTTGGCGCGCAGACCGCCTGCCCAAACCGCCGCGTGGTGCTGATAACGGGCGACGGCGCGGCGCAGCTCTCGATTCAGGAGCTGGGATCGATGCTGCGCGACGGCCAGGCGCCGGTCGTCATCGTGCTTAATAATGATGGTTATACGGTCGAGCGCGCCATTCACGGCGCGACGCAGCGTTATAACGATATCGCCCCGTGGCAGTGGACCCAGCTACCGCACGCGCTGCATGCCGACAGCCAGGCGCAAAGCTGGCGGGTGAGCGATACGGCGCAGCTCAGAGAGGTGCTGGAACGCCTCGCCAGACCCGAGCGGCTGTCGCTGATTGAGGTGATGCTGCCGCGCGATGACGTGCCGCCGCTGCTTGACGCGGTCAGCCGGGCGCTGGAGGCGCGCAACGGCGCGAAGGAGGAATAA
- the mgrA gene encoding L-glyceraldehyde 3-phosphate reductase, with the protein MVYQADPARYTTMEYRRCGRSGLKLPAISLGLWHNFGDATRVDTSRQLLRRAFDLGITHFDLANNYGPPPGSAESHFGRILKEDFVAYRDELIISTKAGYTMWDGPYGDWGSRKYLISSLDQSLRRMGLEYVDIFYHHRPDPETPLEETMRALDHIVRQGKALYVGISNYPADRAREAIDLLAELGTPCVIHQPKYSMFERWVEDGLLELLREKGVGSIAFSPLAGGQLTDRYLNGIPADSRAASGSRFLNPDQITDAKLEKVRQLNALAAQRGQKLSQMALAWVLRDEKVTSVLIGASKTSQIDDAVGMLAKRDFSAQERAAIEAILA; encoded by the coding sequence ATGGTTTATCAGGCAGATCCTGCGCGCTACACCACGATGGAATATCGCCGCTGCGGACGCAGCGGCCTGAAGCTTCCGGCCATTTCACTGGGCCTGTGGCATAACTTCGGCGATGCGACCCGGGTCGACACCAGCCGCCAGTTACTGCGCCGCGCATTCGATCTCGGCATTACCCATTTCGATCTCGCCAATAACTACGGGCCGCCGCCGGGCTCCGCCGAAAGCCATTTTGGCCGCATCCTGAAAGAAGATTTCGTGGCGTATCGCGACGAACTGATTATCTCCACCAAAGCGGGCTACACCATGTGGGACGGGCCTTACGGCGACTGGGGCTCACGCAAATACCTGATTTCGAGCCTCGATCAAAGCCTCAGGCGTATGGGCCTTGAGTATGTCGATATTTTCTATCACCACCGCCCGGACCCGGAGACGCCGCTTGAAGAAACCATGCGCGCGCTGGACCATATCGTGCGACAGGGTAAGGCGCTGTACGTTGGTATTTCCAACTACCCGGCGGATCGCGCCCGCGAGGCGATTGACCTGCTGGCGGAACTCGGCACGCCGTGCGTTATCCACCAGCCGAAATATTCGATGTTCGAGCGCTGGGTGGAAGATGGCCTGCTGGAATTGCTCCGGGAGAAAGGCGTCGGGAGCATAGCGTTTTCGCCGCTGGCGGGCGGACAACTCACTGACCGCTACCTGAACGGCATTCCGGCGGACTCCCGTGCCGCCAGCGGCAGCCGTTTCCTGAATCCTGATCAAATCACCGATGCGAAGCTCGAAAAGGTCCGCCAGCTGAACGCGCTTGCAGCGCAGCGCGGGCAGAAGCTGTCGCAGATGGCGCTCGCCTGGGTGCTGCGCGATGAAAAAGTGACGTCGGTACTGATTGGCGCCAGCAAAACCAGTCAGATCGACGACGCCGTGGGCATGCTGGCGAAACGCGATTTTTCGGCGCAGGAACGCGCGGCGATCGAAGCGATTCTGGCATAG
- a CDS encoding DUF2502 domain-containing protein, with product MFRSLILAAALLAGTAPLIASAGEITLLPSIKLQIGDRDNYGNYWDGGRWRDRDYWRNHYEWRGDRWWRHDNGRHRGWDKHRGWDDRRAYERGYREGWNDRDDRRGWGKHGRGHGHHH from the coding sequence ATGTTCAGGTCACTGATTCTTGCAGCCGCGTTACTGGCGGGTACAGCACCGCTTATCGCGAGCGCTGGTGAAATCACCCTGTTGCCATCCATCAAATTACAAATTGGCGATCGCGACAATTACGGTAACTACTGGGACGGCGGCCGCTGGCGCGACCGTGATTACTGGCGTAACCATTATGAGTGGCGCGGCGACCGCTGGTGGCGTCATGACAATGGCCGTCATCGCGGCTGGGATAAACATCGCGGCTGGGACGACCGTCGCGCTTATGAGCGCGGCTATCGCGAAGGCTGGAACGATCGCGACGACCGTCGCGGGTGGGGTAAACATGGCCGCGGCCACGGGCATCACCACTGA
- a CDS encoding Nramp family divalent metal transporter, which yields MNHSRVEQRRDRTARKLRLALMGPAFIAAIGYIDPGNFATNIQAGASFGYQLLWVVVWANLMAMLIQVLSAKLGIATGKNLAEQIRDHYPRPVVWFYWVQAEIIAMATDLAEFIGAAIGFKLILGVSLLQGAVLTGIATFLILMLQKRGQKPLEKVIGGLLLFVAAAYIVELFFSQPKLAALGKGMLIPSLPTSEAVFLAAGVLGATIMPHVIYLHSSLTQNLHDGSRKERYSATKWDVAIAMTIAGFVNLAMMATAAAAFHFSGHTKVAELDQAYLTLEPLLSHAAATIFGLSLVAAGLSSTVVGTLAGQVVMQGFVRFSIPLWVRRSVTMAPSFIVILMGLDPTRILVMSQVLLSFGIALALVPLLFFTSDKNLMGDLVNTPWVKRTGWAIVALVVALNIWLLVGTALGL from the coding sequence ATGAATCACAGTCGCGTTGAGCAACGTCGTGACCGAACAGCGCGGAAGTTAAGACTGGCCCTGATGGGACCGGCTTTCATCGCTGCCATTGGCTATATCGATCCGGGCAACTTCGCCACCAATATCCAGGCCGGGGCCAGTTTCGGCTACCAGCTGCTGTGGGTGGTGGTCTGGGCCAACCTGATGGCGATGCTGATACAGGTGCTCTCCGCCAAGCTTGGCATCGCGACCGGCAAAAACCTTGCCGAGCAGATCCGCGATCACTATCCGCGTCCGGTCGTCTGGTTCTACTGGGTGCAGGCCGAGATCATCGCGATGGCGACCGATCTCGCGGAATTTATCGGCGCGGCGATAGGCTTTAAGCTTATCCTCGGCGTTTCGCTGTTGCAGGGCGCGGTGCTGACCGGTATCGCCACCTTCCTGATTCTGATGCTGCAAAAGCGCGGGCAAAAGCCGCTCGAAAAAGTCATTGGCGGACTGCTGCTGTTTGTGGCGGCAGCGTATATCGTCGAGCTTTTCTTCTCGCAGCCTAAGCTCGCGGCGCTCGGCAAAGGGATGCTTATTCCGAGCCTGCCGACGTCGGAAGCGGTTTTCCTGGCGGCGGGCGTGCTCGGCGCGACTATCATGCCGCACGTGATTTATCTGCACTCGTCGCTCACGCAAAACCTGCATGACGGCTCGCGCAAAGAGCGCTATTCCGCCACCAAATGGGACGTGGCGATCGCCATGACTATCGCGGGCTTTGTAAATCTGGCGATGATGGCGACGGCGGCGGCCGCGTTTCACTTCAGCGGACATACCAAAGTGGCCGAGCTCGATCAGGCGTATCTGACGCTCGAACCGCTGTTAAGCCATGCGGCGGCCACGATTTTCGGCCTGAGTCTGGTGGCGGCGGGGCTCTCCTCGACGGTGGTCGGCACGCTCGCGGGGCAGGTGGTGATGCAGGGGTTTGTGCGCTTCAGCATTCCGCTGTGGGTGCGTCGCTCGGTCACGATGGCGCCGTCGTTTATTGTCATCCTGATGGGGCTGGATCCGACGCGCATTCTGGTCATGAGCCAGGTACTGCTGAGCTTTGGTATCGCGCTGGCGCTGGTGCCGCTGCTCTTCTTTACCAGCGATAAAAACCTGATGGGCGATCTGGTCAATACGCCGTGGGTCAAGAGAACCGGCTGGGCGATTGTGGCGCTGGTGGTGGCGCTCAATATCTGGCTGCTGGTCGGCACGGCGCTCGGGTTATAA
- a CDS encoding NupC/NupG family nucleoside CNT transporter gives MSRVLHFVLALAVVALLAMLVSSNRKQIRIRFVIQLLVIEVLLAYFFLTSDVGLGFVKGFSEMFEKLLGFANEGTNFVFGKMNDEGLAFFFLKVLCPIVFISALIGILQHIRVLPIVIRAIGTVLSKVNGMGKLESFNAVSSLILGQSENFIAYKDILGKMSRNRMYTMAATAMSTVSMSIVGAYMTMLQPKYVVAALVLNMFSTFIVLSIINPYRVENEEDLQMSNLHEGQSFFEMLGEYILAGFKVAIIVAAMLIGFIALISGLNALFAAVLGISFQGILGYIFYPVAWVMGVPASEALQVGSIMATKLVSNEFVAMMDLQKLAGTISPRAEGILSVFLVSFANFSSIGIIAGAIKGLNEEQGNVVSRFGLKLVYGSTLVSILSASIAALVL, from the coding sequence ATGTCCCGCGTTCTTCATTTCGTTTTGGCGCTCGCCGTTGTAGCGCTCCTTGCGATGCTCGTTAGCAGCAATCGCAAACAAATTCGCATTCGTTTCGTCATACAGCTTTTAGTTATTGAAGTCTTACTTGCTTATTTCTTCTTAACTTCCGACGTGGGCCTGGGTTTTGTGAAGGGCTTCTCCGAGATGTTTGAGAAACTGCTGGGTTTCGCAAACGAAGGCACCAACTTTGTGTTCGGTAAAATGAACGACGAAGGCCTGGCATTCTTCTTCCTGAAAGTGCTCTGCCCTATCGTCTTCATCTCTGCGTTGATCGGTATTCTGCAGCATATTCGCGTGCTGCCGATTGTTATCCGCGCTATCGGTACCGTGCTTTCTAAAGTCAACGGTATGGGCAAGCTTGAATCCTTTAACGCGGTAAGCTCGCTGATTCTGGGACAGTCAGAAAACTTTATCGCCTATAAAGATATTCTCGGCAAAATGTCGCGCAACCGCATGTACACCATGGCCGCAACCGCCATGTCTACCGTGTCCATGTCGATTGTTGGCGCGTACATGACCATGCTGCAGCCCAAATATGTGGTGGCCGCGCTGGTGCTGAACATGTTCAGTACCTTTATCGTGCTCTCTATCATTAACCCGTACCGCGTTGAGAATGAAGAAGACCTGCAGATGTCGAACCTGCACGAAGGTCAGAGCTTCTTCGAAATGCTGGGCGAGTACATTCTGGCCGGTTTTAAAGTCGCGATTATCGTGGCTGCGATGCTGATTGGCTTTATCGCGCTGATCTCTGGTCTGAACGCGCTGTTCGCCGCTGTACTCGGTATCTCCTTCCAGGGCATTTTGGGTTATATCTTCTACCCGGTGGCCTGGGTGATGGGCGTGCCGGCAAGCGAAGCGCTGCAGGTGGGCAGTATTATGGCGACCAAACTGGTGTCCAACGAATTCGTGGCGATGATGGATCTGCAAAAACTGGCAGGCACTATCTCCCCGCGCGCGGAAGGCATTCTGTCGGTGTTCCTGGTATCCTTCGCGAACTTCTCTTCCATCGGCATCATCGCGGGCGCTATCAAAGGTCTGAATGAAGAACAGGGCAACGTGGTATCCCGCTTCGGCCTGAAGCTGGTGTATGGCTCGACGCTTGTGAGCATCCTCTCTGCGTCGATTGCAGCCCTCGTGCTGTAA